From one Vespula vulgaris chromosome 25, iyVesVulg1.1, whole genome shotgun sequence genomic stretch:
- the LOC127072288 gene encoding odorant receptor 4-like, with protein MTLTKITITRINRESLGKLLIDVKEDSLSEKYKSKDEKEIFYKYTKLPPRFILTAVISMTLAILLYYVNGLKIGLQIAKQNNSMGYQLPYKVLVIIDLSDSRIYALLCVYQTMIIPSIVFGYVGFDCMFVNLSTQIVAQFAILSHKVKEILNNPENYHAGMKKLVLRHYRLIRLAERLENNFNIVIMQQLLGTTIHLCISGYHLLMSKETKDNITLVMFILYSFCVISTLFIYCFIGECLIQESTNFGNAIYNYEWYNLPATNSKFLLICMIRTKKPQYLTSGKFVVLSLTIFTDIVKSSMGYLSVLRTFL; from the exons ATGACTCTTACAAAGATAACAATCACTAGAATCAACAGGGAATCCTTGGGTAAATTACTGATAGATGTCAAAGAAGATTCATTGtctgaaaaatacaaaagtaaggacgagaaagagatattctACAAGTATACTAAATTACCACCTCGTTTTATACTAACAGCGGTCATTTCAATGACACTTgcaatattgttatattacgTGAATGGACTTAAGATTGGACTTCAAATTg cGAAGCAAAACAATTCCATGGGTTATCAATTGCCATATAAAGTATTAGTAATCATCGATTTGAGTGATAGTAGGATATACGCGTTGCTCTGTGTTTATCAGACAATGATCATACCTTCTATCGTATTTGGTTACGTAGGATTCGATTGCATGTTCGTCAACTTGTCCACTCAAATAGTCGCACAATTCGCCATATTATCTCACAAggtgaaagaaatattaaataatcctGAAAATTATCATGCGGGTATGAAGAAACTTGTACTACGACATTATCGATTGATAAG atTGGCGGAAAgattggaaaataattttaacattgTGATTATGCAGCAACTATTAGGTACCACCATACATCTTTGTATTTCCGGTTACCACTTATTAATG agtaaagaaacaaaagataatataacattaGTCATGTTCATTTTGTACAGCTTTTGCGTGATAAGTACACTTTTTATTTACTGTTTCATCGGCGAATGTCTTATTCAGgaa AGTACCAATTTTGGTAACGCCATTTATAATTACGAGTGGTATAACTTACCGGCAACGAACTCgaaatttttacttatttgtATGATACGAACAAAAAAGCCGCAATATTTAACGTCTGGGAAATTTGTCGTTTTGTCTTTGACCATCTTCACAGAC ATTGTCAAAAGTTCAATGGGATATTTGTCGGTATTACGAACATTTTTATGA
- the LOC127072289 gene encoding uncharacterized protein LOC127072289, protein MAIFTENVLLIMTLTKITMCWINRQSLRRLLIEVQDNFIVDNYNTFEKRFILMKYTKLAKYYFFIAVPTMTIAAAFYYIQELIPNVKMAMSNSSLSYKLPYKTRTIMDIRDVRIYICLCIYQFLVPPTIVLGFVGFDCLFTNLAFHITAQFGILSCTVGEVLDDSNGFKRNIRKLVFQHYKLIRQAETLEDNFNVIILQQLMGTTLQLCISGYNTLLSSNLSNAFYRYEWYNVSPTNLKMVNICMLRMKKPQQLTSGKFFVLSLASFTDFAIQENDLHTNMAERDPQNASKESYLFHKHQH, encoded by the exons ATGGCAATTTTCACTGAAAATGTATTACTCATAATGACACTAACAAAAATAACGATGTGCTGGATTAACAGACAATCATTAAGACGCTTGCTAATCGAAGTACAAGATAATTTCATCGTCGACAATTACAATACGTTCGAGAAGAGATTCATTTTGATGAAATATACCAAATTggcaaaatattatttttttatagcaGTTCCAACGATGACTATTGCCGCTGCATTTTATTACATCCAGGAGTTGATACCTAATGTCAAGATGg CAATGAGTAATTCGTCATTGAGTTACAAACTACCGTACAAAACACGAACCATTATGGATATACGCGACGTTAGGATCTATATTTGTCTCTGCATTTATCAGTTTTTGGTACCACCGACTATTGTACTAGGTTTTGTCGGATTTGATTGTTTGTTTACTAATCTCGCATTTCATATTACTGCACAATTTGGAATTCTCAGTTGCACTGTCGGAGAAGTTCTTGACGATTCTAATGGTTTTAAACGTAATATAAGGAAACTTGTATTTCAACATTACAAATTGATAAG gCAAGCAGAAACTTTGgaagataattttaatgtaataatactGCAACAATTAATGGGAACGACGTTACAACTTTGTATATCTGGTTATAATACACTTTTG aGTTCGAACCTGAGCAATGCATTTTATCGTTACGAGTGGTATAACGTATCACCGACCAATTTAAAAATGGTTAACATTTGCATGTTGCGAATGAAGAAACCGCAGCAACTAACTTCGGGTAAATTTTTCGTCCTATCATTGGCCTCCTTTACCGAC tTTGCCATACAAGAAAATGATCTTCATACAAATATGGCCGAACGTGACCCTCAAAACGCTTCAAAAGAGTCTTACTTATTTCATAAACATCAACATTAA
- the LOC127072290 gene encoding uncharacterized protein LOC127072290 yields the protein MALRNSSMVYKLPYKTRIIIDIRDVRIYICLCIYQFLAVQSITLGFVGFDCLFTNLSCHITAQFGILSYTIKEIFDDSNGFQHNIRELVLRHYKLIRQAKALEDNFNIIILQQLMGSTFQLCSSGYNTSLGSVKKDIATLIIFYSYACSVMSTLFTYCYIGECLIQEVIKIN from the exons ATGG CACTGAGAAATTCGTCAATGGTTTACAAACTACCGTATAAAACACGAATCATTATCGATATACGCGACGTTAGGATCTATATTTGTCTCTGCATTTATCAGTTTTTGGCAGTACAGAGTATTACACTAGGTTTCGTCGGATTCGACTGTTTATTCACCAATCTTTCATGTCATATTACCGCACAATTTGGAATTCTCAGTTACactattaaagaaattttcgacGACTCTAATGGTTTTCAACATAATATAAGGGAACTTGTACTTCgacattataaattaataag acaagCAAAAGCTTTGGAagacaattttaatataataatattacaacaaTTAATGGGAAGTACGTTCCAACTTTGTTCATCTGGTTACAATACATCTCTG GGCTCagtaaagaaagatatagcAACATTGATAATATTCTATTCATATGCTTGTAGTGTTATGAGTACATTGTTCACTTATTGTTACATCGGGGAGTGTCTTATTCAggaagtaattaaaattaattga
- the LOC127072310 gene encoding odorant receptor 82a-like, translated as METKMEPIDVTEAMKSLLWNRQLLKYVGVWPLEISHALFLFFFIYLFVHCSLTFVELGHGKHDFEVIMAIFTENVLLLMTLSKITMCWIHRQSLGRLLAEVQNNFIVDKYNTLEKRFIFEKYTKLAKYYVFVAVITMSFATTFYYIHALLPNVKMAMSNSSLSYKLPYKTRTITDIRDVKIYVCLCIYQFLVPPSIVLGFVGFDCLFTNLAFHITAQFGILSCMLREILDDSNGFQRNIRELVLRHYKLIRQAKTLEDNFNIIILQQLMGTTFQLCASGYNTLLGSINKGGLTLFVFYFYASSTLSTLFIYCYIGECLIQESTNLSNAFYRYEWYNVSPINLRMVKICMLRMKIPQQLTSGKFFVLSLASFTDILKTTMGYLSLLRTLL; from the exons ATGGAGACAAAGATGGAA ccAATAGATGTAACGGAAGCCATGAAGTCGTTATTATGGAACAGACAATTGCTAAAATACGTTGGAGTTTGGCCACTCGAGATTTCTCatgcactttttctttttttttttatttatctcttcgtACATTGTTCGTTGACATTTGTTGAATTGGGCCATGGTAAACACGATTTCGAAGTCATCATGGCAATTTTCACCGAAAACGTATTGCTTCTAATGACCTTATCGAAAATAACCATGTGTTGGATACACAGACAATCATTAGGACGTTTGCTCGCCGAagtacaaaataatttcatcgtaGACAAGTACAATACGCTTGAGAAGAGattcatttttgaaaaatataccaAATTGGCGAAATATTATGTTTTCGTAGCGGTAATCACGATGTCATTTGCTACTACATTTTATTACATCCATGCGTTACTGCCTAACGTGAAAATGG CGATGAGTAATTCGTCATTGAGTTACAAACTACCGTACAAAACACGAACCATAACCGATATACGAGACGTTAAAATCTATGTTTGTCTCTGCATTTATCAGTTTTTGGTACCGCCAAGTATTGTACTAGGTTTCGTCGGATTCGATTGTTTGTTTACCAATCTCGCATTTCATATTACCGCACAATTTGGAATTCTAAGCTGTATGCTCAGAGAAATTCTCGACGATTCTAATGGTTTTCAACGTAATATAAGAGAACTTGTACTTCGACATTACAAATTGATAAG acaaGCAAAAACTTTggaagataattttaatataataatattgcaaCAATTAATGGGAACGACGTTTCAACTTTGTGCATCTGGTTACAATACACTTTTG GGTTCAATTAACAAAGGAGGATTAACGTTATttgtattctatttttatgcTTCGAGCACATTGAGtacattgtttatttattgttacatCGGCGAGTGTCTTATTCAGGAg aGTACGAACCTGAGCAATGCATTTTATCGTTACGAATGGTATAATGTATCACCGATCAATTTAAGAATGgttaaaatatgtatgttgCGAATGAAGATACCACAGCAACTAACTTCCGGTAAATTTTTCGTTCTATCATTGGCCTCTTTTACTGAC ATTCTAAAAACTACGATGGGATATCTGTCACTACTACGGACACTTCTatga